In Halosolutus amylolyticus, the genomic window GCTCGCGCGGAGAGAGTGACGAGAGCGAGACAGTCACGCCGTCGGGAACGACGGCGTTCGCCGTCGCCGCTCATACTGCCGGACAAAACGGTTCATACATCGATCGCACTCGAGGCGCTGTCGTCGCTGACGACAGCCGTCGAAACGCGATCGAGTATTCACTGACTTTTGTCCGGTAGTATCAGTAGAAGTACTCGTCCTCCGAGAGCTGGACGTACCCACCGTTGCGGTACTGGTACTTCTTCTTCTTGTACGCCGCGAGGATCTTCGTGGCCCCGATCCCTGCGGTGTATCGCCTGTCGAACAGTCCGTTCTCGCCGCTGTCGCCCTGCATGTCGGAGACGACGTCGAACGCCCGGTCCCAGTCGTCGGGGCCGTAGTCCGCGACGATGTCGGCGAACGCGACGTTGCGCAGGATCTCGTCCCCGATCGCGTGCTTCCAGACGTCGTTGTAGTTCTCGATCGAGTCCGTTGCGGCGAGTCGACCGGCGATCTTGCCCGACCGGACGGCGACGTGGTAGCCGCCCTCGTGGAACGCCGACGTGGTGCCCATCGCACCGCCGGCGACGGCGATGTTCGCGCCGACGGGCGAGTCGATCGGCCGGGTCGACGAGATCGGGTACGTCTCGGTTCCCTTCGACTTGCCGCGGTCCTCGATGATCGGGATGTCTTCCTCGACGTCGTACTCGTCGCCGTACTCCTGCTCGAGCAGGCGCCTGATGTACTCGGAGCCAGAGGGGAGCTGATCGTCGCTCGGCCGGAGGAGTTTGTAGCCGCCGGGGTTGTCGACGTCCGAGAGCTCCATCCCGATCGGCATCGTCAGACCGACGCGGGCGACGGTGCCGTCGTTGGGGAAGATCCACGGGTAGGCGGTCTCGCCGGGCATGTACCCCCACCAGAACGTGAGCCGATCTTCGAACTCCGCGAACAGTTCGGGCGGGAACTCGCGGTACTCCTGGTAGGCGATGTGGTTGGCCTCGGGCGGCGAGAGGTGGTCGGAGACGCTCCGGCCGGGCCCCGTGAACTGGTCGAGGGCCTCCAGCGTGATCCGACGCTGTGGGCCGTCGGCGAGGACGACGTACTGCGCCTCTAGCTGGTCGCCGTCCGAGAGCGTCAGCGTGTGGGTCGGTCCCTTCGGGTTCGACGATCGGAGATCCGTCTCGAGGGATTTGACCCCCGTTCCGACCCGCAGGTCGGCACCGGCGTCGTCGGCCCGCTCGTGGAGCCAGTCGTCCATCCGGGCGCGGTGGAAGGTGTAGCCGAACTTCGGATAGCTGGCCTCCATTCCCGTGGTTGTCATTTCGACGGCACTGTTCGGCCCGATGAACTCCGTCGCCTCGAGTTCCTGGTGGACGACCTCGTCGGGTATCTCCCGGTAGTCGAAGTCCATGATGTCGATCCAGTAGTCGAGCATGCCGGCGGCGTCGGTCGAGTCGGGGCCGAGTCCGTCCCGGTCCTCCCGGGGGACGCCCTGCTCGAACAGGACCGTCTCGGCACCGTGTGCCGCGGCCCGTTCGGCCGCGGAGGACCCGGCGGGGCCGCCACCGACGATCGCGACGTCAACGCGTTCCATACGCCGTGGAGACTCAACGAGCCATTATTAAATTGTCTCAACGGCCCGAGCGTCTCCGGGGGTGTCGTCGATCGTCGCCGCGGGACGAACGCTTTTGATCGCACCGTGCGAGAGCACGAACATGACCGCCGACGAGAGCGAACGCGACGAATCGATCGATCCGGGGAGTGCAGACGTCCTCGTCCTCCGGAAGGGGACTCACGGGACGCCGGTCGAACGGTACGCCGAGGCGTTGCGCGATCGCCTCCCTGACCTGACCGTCGGCCTCGCGCGCACGCCGGGCGAGGAACGCGAGGCGATCGAGACCGCGTCGTTCGTCACTGGGATGACCCTCGACGAGGACCTGCTCGCGGCCGCCGACAATCTGGACGTCTTCGCGTGTGCGTACGCGGGGACGGGCCACCTCCCGCTCGACGGCCTCGCGGATCGCGGCGTCGCAGTTACCAACGCCTCGGGCGTTCACGGGCCGAACATCGGGGAACACGTCCTGGGTGCGATCCTTCACTTCACCCGCCGGTTCCACGTGGCCGAGCGCCGCCAGCGCCGCCGGGAGTGGCGCCATTACCAGGCCCACGAGTTGCAGGGGTCGACCGTCACGATCGTCGGCCTCGGCGCGATCGGACGGGCCGTCTGCGATCGCCTCGACCCGTTCGGGGTGGACACGATCGGCGTGCGCTACTCGCCAGAGAAAGGCGGGCCGACGGACGACGTGATCGGGTTCGACGAGGAGGCGTTTCACGCAGCGCTCGCCCGGACCGACTACCTCGTGCTCGCCTGCCCGCTCACGGAGACGACCCGCGGGCTGATCGATCGGGCCGCCTTCCAGACGCTCGATCCGAACGCCGTCCTCGTCAACATCGCCCGCGGGCCGGTCGTCGAGACGGACGCTCTCGTCGACGCGCTCCGCTCGAACTGGATCCGCGGCGCCTCGCTCGACGTGACCGATCCCGAACCGCTCCCCGAAGAGCACCCGCTGTGGAACTTCGGGAACGTCCAGATTACGCCCCACAACGCGGGTCACACGCCGAAGTACTACGATCGACTGGCCGACATCGTCGCCACGAACGCCCGGCGGTTCACGGAAGAGGGATCGGACGCCGACCTCGAGAACCAGGTGCTGCCGTAGCTACTTCCCCGATTCGATCGCCCTGGCGTCCAGTCCGATCGATCGGGCGTCCGTCACTCGCTTCGCTTCGGAATGTCCTTGTCTTCGTATCCGGCCGCCCGGAAGAAGCGCCGCTCGATGATCCTGGCGGCAATGTCGATGAGGTCGTCGCCCTCCTCCGAGACGTCGGCGAAGAGTCCGAGCGGGATCTGTGCGGCCGCCATATCCTCGTGGCCGCCGGCGGAGCCGACGTCGCCGAACACCTCCTCTAAGAGGTCGGCGAGGTCGACCCGCGAGTCCGTCGATCGGGCGCTGGCGTGGATCTCGTTGCCGGTGATGCCGAAGACGAGGACCGTCTGGACGCCCTCGAGGTTCAGCAGGTAGTCGGCCGCCTGGGGGAGCGTGTCCCGTTCGGTGCTCCGGCCGACGGTGGCGACGAGGTACGCCGATTGGACGGTGCGTGTCTGGATGGCGCTCGCGATCGCGTCGACGGTGATCTCCGAGAGCGGCGGGTCGTTCATCTCCTTGAGGAGGTTGAGGTCGACGAACGGGTGGAGGTACAGCGCCGCCTCGTACTCCTTTTCGGTGACGTTCCGGAGGAAGTCGAGGGTCTCGCGGCGAATGGCGAACAGCAACGCCGTCGCGAGGTCGGCGTCGAGCGGCAGGTCGAGCGCCCGATGGTACTCGACGATGATCGTCGTGGTGCTGCTGTACTCCTCGCGCACGTCGACGAAATCCGCCGGCGGTTCGTCGCCGGGATGGTGGTCGATCACGATGTCGACGTCTGTTCCGGGATCGAGGCTGTTGTTTCGCCCGGGGATCGAACAGTCGACGAGCGCGATGCGATCGTAGTCCGCGACCGCGTCGCTACAGTACTGGAGGTCGATGTCGAGCAGGTTCACGAACACCCGGTTCTGCGGGTGGGTCACTTCGCCGCCGTAGAAGAACTCGACGTCCCAGACGCTGGCGTACTCGGCGACGCGTTTCAGCGCCAGCGCGCTCGCGAGGCAGTCCGGGTCCGGGTTGTCGTGGCAGACGATCGCCAGCGAGTCCGTCCCGTCTAGCAGTTCGACGAGTCGATCGGCCCGCGATCGTTCGACTGACTCCGGTCCGATCGTCTCGTCGTCTGCCGGGTCGGAATCGACGGGGTCGGATTCTGTACCGGTGGTCGGCTGGTTATCGTTGGACATGGGAACTCGATCCGTCGATGACCTGGGCGAGTCGATACCGGCGTCGCCGCGACGTCGATGAGGCCCGGGTCGACGAAGAGTCAGTACCGTGTCGATCACCTGTTGTGACGACCCGGGCCCGAATAAGTGCGCTGCTTGAATGCGACCCGTGCTGGTCGCCACGAGCGGCGTGGGAAGAACGGTGGGTCGTCCGCGGGTCGTCGTGTGATCGATCCGACGGCTGCCGTCGAACGCGTCGGCCTACCGGACGGAATCTCCGGTGACGGACTCCGGCCGTGACGTGTCGTCACCGGTTCCCTCGATCGGATCCAGTCGGGCGAGCAGTTCCGCGCCCGGGTCGCGCATGGCGACGGTATTCGCGTCGGCGTCGAAGTCGACGGCGCCGACGTCCGCCAGTTTCGGCACGTGGACGTGCCGGAGCGAGATGAGAACGCGCCGCTGGGACCCCAGGAGCGCGTCGCCCCACTCGGCGATCGGGTCGCGCTCGTCCGATCGCTCGGCGAGCGACACGCGATCCGCGAGTTCGTCGAGCGAAACCGGTCGCTCGGTCCCTTCGAGCGCGCGAAGGACGGCCCGGCGGCGCGGATCCGCGAGCGCGTCGAACGACGCGTCCGTTTCGTCGGACGACGGGAGAGACGGGGTCGACAGGGATTCGGGGTCGGAGACGAGTGGGATCATTACCCGTCGTTGGAACGGACGGTATATGGGCCCGCCGCCAAATCGTACAGGGTCCGCTCGGCTCTAGAGGTAGCCGTTCTCCAGCAGGAGTTCGCCGTTCAGCACGCTCGCCCCCGCAGCGCCGCGGATCGTGTTGTGGGCGAGGCAGTTGTACTGGAGGCCGAACGTGGACTCTCGCAGGCCGCCGGCGGCGATGGCCATGCCGTCGCCGAGCGTGCGGTCCATCCGGGGCTGGGGCCGATCGGGTTCGTCGAAGACGTGGATGAGCGGGTCGGGCGAGGAGGGAAGGTCGAGCGACGGGTACTCCCGCATCGCGTCGGCGGCCGCGTCTGCCGTGAGGGCCTCTGCGGTCTCGACCCAGACGTTCTCGAGGTGGCCGTCGATCGTCGGGATGCGGTTACAGGAGGCGGCGACCTCGACGCCGTCGTGGGTCAGCGAGGCGCCGTCGAACTCGCCGAGCAGTTTTCGCGACTCGGTCTCGAGTTTGTCCTCCTCGCCGCCGATGTGGGGGAGGGCGTTGTCGATGATCTCCATCGAGGTGACGCCGTCGTAGCCGGCGCCGGAGACGGCCTGCAGGGTCGCGACGTGGACCTTCTCGAGGCCGTACTCCGCGAGGGCCGCGAGGGTGGGGACGAAGGTAATCGTCGAGCAGTTGGGGTTCTTGACCATCGCACCGTCCCAGCCGCGCTCGTCGCGCTGGACCTCGAGCAGATCGATGTGTTCGGCGTTGACCTCCGGGATCACGAGGGGGACGTCGTCGGCCATGCGCGCGTTCGAGGAGTTCGACGACATGACGTAGCCCGCCTCACAGAACGCCGGTTCGACGTCCGCGCCGACGCTCGAGGGGAGCGACGAGAACAGCAGGTCGACGTCGTCGGGGACCTCGTCGGGATCGGTCGCGGAGACGGTCATCTCCGCGACGTCCGCGGGGATCGGGCTGTCGACGCGCCACTTGGCCGCTTGCCGATACGTCTTGCCGGCACTCGACTCGCTCGCGGTCAGGGCAGCGACCTCGAACTCCGGATGGGGATCGAGAAGCTGAATCAGTCGCTGTCCGACGGCACCGGTTGCACCGAGTACGCCTACTCGTACTGCCATTTTCCGTCCATCAGGTGCGTGTCCGCAAAACCGTTTGGGTTTCGGTCTCGCACCCCATTTGCGATCGGCTGACAGGTTCGATCGGTCGGCCGCGCCCGCGGTGTCGTGCGCAAGCGTGGGCCCGCATAGAAGCTATTAAGAAACCGGAGCGGTTGGTATCGACCGATGTACCACCAGCAGGACCGACTCGCGGACGTCGGGCTGGCCCGGCCCGGGTCGGCCGCGCGCGAGGCGACAGGCACCGTCGAGCAACCGACCACCGATCGCACGGAGTGGTCCCGATGACGGATACGGGATCGGCCGCGGACTCGAACGACCTCGACCTGTTCGCGACGCCGTTCAACATCGGGGCGACGATCCTCACCGCCGTGTCGCTCCTGCTCGCGCTCGCGTTCTTCTGGGCCGGGTTCCAGGGAGGGAATCTCCTGTTCGCCGGGCCGCAACTGTCGCTACTGACGGGGACTGTCGGCGCGACGATCTGTGCCGGCATCGCCGTCATCGCGTGGGTCGCGGCGGTCTACATGGAGCCCGGCTTCGACAAGTAGCGCGGCTCCGGTACCGACCCGTAACGCGCTCGATTCCTGTTTCTCCTGTAACCGCGCAGCATCGATCTCAGCAGATAGCTGGCGCTGGCGAGCCTCGATCTGGAGGACGAAAATTCCGACTTACGCCGTCGCTTCGACGCCTTTCTTCCGCGTAACGTAGCCCGCGATCCGGTTTCGAACGCCCTTGGACTCGACGTTGGTGAGTTTCTCGACGCTGTCTTTGTTCTGCTCGAAGTCGGTCGTGAACGCGTCCGGGTACCGCTCCAGGAGGAGGTTCCCGGTCTTCTTGACGTATGCCGGTTTGATGGCCATACCGGAGGTTCCGTCTAGAGACTCTTATAACGCACCATTTCGGCTGATGGTTGGCGGCGGATTACTCTCGATCGTCCGATCGAGTCACGCCGAGCGCGGCTGCAATCTGTCCCGCAAAGCCCGCCTCGACGACGACCGTGACGAGGATGACGAGAAAGACCGTGCCGAGCAGGACGTCCGCGCCGGCCGGATCCGTCGGAGGTGAACCCGTCCGGAGACGGATGGCGAACAGAGTCGCGACCGACGCGGGGATGATTCCACGGGGCCCGACGAAACTGAGGAACAGCCGTTCGCGGCTCGAGAATCCGCCGCCGGCCGTAGAGGCGAAGACGACCAGCGGGCGGAGCACGATCGTCAACACGGCGACGACCGCGAGGCCGGAAACGCCGAGCGCGACCAGTTCCGAGAACTCGAGCAACGCCGCGAGCGCGATGAACACGAACGAGAGGACGAGCAGGGTCACGTCCCGTTTGAATTGCAGGATACTCTCCCGGTGGGGGAGATCGAGGTTCCCGAGCACGAATCCCGCAGTGGCGGCGGCCGCGATGCCGGCTTCCGAGAACACCGAATCCGCGATGGCGAACGCGACGACGGCGGCAGCCAGCGTCAGGAGCCGTGCCGTCTGCGGCGACGCTTCTGCCGGAAGGTCGACCCGCGTGAGGAGCACCCAGACGACGGCCGCGATCACGAGGCCGGTGGCGATTCCCATCCCGAGCCGTTCCGCGAACAGGACGACGTATCCCCGCGGCGCGAGTTCGCGGGCCGTCATCGCCTTGAAGAGGACGATCGCGAGGATCGCGGCGGTGACGTCGTTGACGATCCCCTCCGTCTCGAGGGTCGTCGCGACCGCCTCGCGGACGGGAACGACCGCGAGGATCGGCGTGATCACCGTCGGACCGGTCGCGACGAGGAGCGCGGCGACGAGAAGCGAAATGTCCCAGCTGGGTCCGAGGAGGAATCGAACGGTCAGGGCGGTTCCGACGAACGTCGTGGCCGCACCGACGGTTATCAACCACCAGACTGCCCGCGGCGCGTCGCTGACGGTCTCGAAGTCGAGTCGGAACGACCCCTCGAAGACGATGATGGCGACGCTCACGCCGACGATGGTCGAGAGCGCCGCCCCGAAGGTGTCGGTAGTGATGATCCCGAGTCCCTCGGGGCCGACCGTGACGCCAGCCGCGATGAGAAACAGCACGCTGGGGACGCGATACTTCGCGGCGAGAAACTGTGCGCCGACGCCGAGTCCGACGACGGCCGCGACGAGCGCGACGAGGTCGAGGTCGACGTGAATGGACACCGGTTCACCGACCTCCGCCGTCGCGACTCACGACGTGATACTTGCTGGAGAAATCGACGACCCGTCGAGGCTGGCCGGAGTTCGGGACCGACATGCGCCGGTGTACCACATCCGTCGACAAAACCCTCGTCCCGTCGCGGAACAGTAGCGGCGTCGGGTCGTACAGTAGAGCGATCGAGAAACGGTAGCAGTCGGCGATAGCTCTGGAACAGGGATATTAAACCATTCGACTTATTAGATTAATCAATTGCCGTTAGTTTTAAAATACAATAGCGAGGAGTCCGTACCGATGGCACTACATTTCAGAGAAGCAACTCGTGTGTACCGGAAGACGTTACCGTTCGTCTTCCTCCAGTTCGCGATCGGCGTGGCGTTCGCACTGATCGGCGTGATCTACCTCAGCCTCGTCCTGTGGCTGGGGCTCAGGTTCCTCGCGGGCAACGGTGGAGCCAGTCTGCTCGTCGTCGCGCTCGTGATGCTAATCGGTCTCGTCACGTTCGCGGGAATCTGGCGGCTGATACACAGGTACTTCCTGTATCTCGTCAAGACGGGCCACGTCGCCGTCATCGCCCACGTCGTCGAGGAGGGTGAGCCACCGGACAACCAGATCACGTACGGGGTCGAACAGGTCAAGGAGTACTTCGTCTCCGCGAGTGCGCTGTGGGGGGTTAGCGAGGTGATCGACGCGGTGCTCAAGCAGTTCAACCGCGCGGTCGCGCGACTGAAACGGATGATCCCGGTCCCCATTCCGTCGAACCTGGAGCGCCTGCTCGAGATCCTCCAGAAGTCGGTCGTGTTGGCAGTCCGGTACCTCGACAACGCGATCATCGCGTACATGTTCGTCGACCGGAACGAGAACCGCTGGCAGTCGGCCCGCGAGGGACTCGTCCTCTACGCGAAGACCTGGAAGATGGTGCTCGGATCGACCCTGCTGATCGTCGTCGGGATGTACGTCACGTCGTTCGTTCTCCTGTCCCTGCTGGCCCCGGTCGCGGTCGTGCTCGACTTCCTCCCGACCGCGTTCGAGGCGATGTCGTGGGTACTGGTCGGCGGTATCGTCGCCGTGGTCCACACCGGACTCGTCAAACCGTGGGTCAAGACCGTCGTGATCACGACGTTCCTCATCGAACAGCGCGACGAGTTCGCGGACGAGGAGACCGAGGAGTGGATCGCGGACCGCTCCGATCGGTTCGACGAGGTCGTCGAGAAGGCCGAGAACGACGAACCGCTCGCCGAGGAGCAGGAAAAACCCGGCGACGCCCCCGAGATCACGGCGTCGTAGATCGCAAGCGTTGCCACGGGCACCGCCGATCGGGGAGCGTCACCAGGTCGAGTGGCCCCGTACGCGCTCGATCGCTTCGCGCTCCCGCGGCCCGCCCGCGCGCTCGACGATCGATGCACAGTGATCGAGTCGATCTCGCAGCCGATCCTCGTCGTACTCCGCGACCCCGAGTCGCGACGCGGCGACGGTGGCTTCGACGACCGCGCCCAGACCCCGATCGATCGTCGGCACCGTCTCGGTCTCGATCGCGCTCTCCACGGGGTCGAGTGACCACTCCTCCCACTCCGTCTCGCCCTCGGTGCCCGAATCGACCTGTTCGACCCGGACGCGGACCCACGCGCCCGCGGAATCGAGGATCGGCTCCTCGAGTTCGTAGATCGAGAGCGCGGCGTCGGCGAAGTCGACGGGATCGCGGGTAAACTGCACGTAGGCTTCGCCCTGCCGGTGGAGGTTCCGGCGCGTCCGGGTGTTGCCCCACGTCCGGGCGGTGACGGGATCGCCGGCGAACAGTCCGAGCGCGGCGGCGTTCCACAGTCCGTTCGGCCCGAGCGTCGTCACGACGGTCTCGGTGACGCCGGTGAGCGTGACGGGCCACGCGATGCTGTCGGTCCCGCCGTCGGGGTCGTCGTCGAAATCGGTCCGATCGCCAGCCACAGCGTCGTCGCTCATATCTCGACGGCTTCGTGCTCGAGGGCGATGAAAAGCCCGGCCGCGGTCAGGTCCGCGGTCGTGCCAGGGTTGACGCCCCGGTCGACGAGTTCGTCGGCGAAGGTTTCGACGGCCGCGCGATCGGTCTCGAGGGCGTCTCGATCGACCAGTTCTGCGGCCCGCTCGGTCACCTCGGCCGCGACCGCCTCGCCGTGGCGTTTGACGACGAGGGTGTCGGGACGCTCGGCGAGCAGGGAGAGGAAGACGGTCGCGGCCCGATCGGTGGGCGGGCCGTCGGCCGCGGCGAGGCGCTCCGCGGCGGTGAACGATCGCTCGAAGCCGCGGATCCACTCGCGAGCGACGTCGTCCCCGGGGACGCTGCGATCCATCACGTCGAGCAGCGTCAGGCCGCGATCCTCGAGCGCAGGGATAGCGTCCGCGCCGCGGCGGACGTCGAGCGGTTCCATGTCCTCTGGCGGGTCGCCAACGAAGACGTCGACGTGTTCGAACGCGCGGTAGAAGGCGGCGGCGTCGGCGACGGTCGTCCCCTCGACGACGGACTCTGCGACTGGCTGGGACAGGTCGTCGCGAGCGGCCCGGACCAGCGGGATAACCAGGAGCAGTGCCCCGAACTGGCTGTTCTCTCCGTGCGTGGCCATTCCCTCGATCGCGCGCTCGAATGCCGGCCCGACGGCCGCGCCGTTCGCGGCGAGGTCGAGTCCCTCGCGAGCGCCGACCGCTCCGGCCAGGAAGTGCTCGAACCGGAGGTCGTCGAGGTCCCGGTGCCGATCGACGTTCCCGGGTTTCGGGGTGCCCGCGACCTCGAGCAAGAGCGCGAGTTCCGCGTTGTCGGCGGGGTCGTCCATGCGATCCAGTGCGTCCGCCCGGGCAATAGGCGTGGCTGTTTCCACGGCGGGCCGCCCCCGCGGCGACTCACCGCGGCTGCGCTCCCTGTGAGCGTCCGGTCTCGAGGTGTCGATCGACCGCCTCGTGGACCCGCTCGAGCATGACCGGGTTGTCGCTGGGCCGGCCGACGCTGACGGCGTCGGCCCCGTACGCGACGTACTCGCGGACGGTTTCGTCGTCGCGGACGCCGTTGTTGGCGATCACGTACAGATCGCTCGCGTCGACGACGTCGGCGATCACCGACTCGGTGTCCATCGCGTCGACGTGGACGAACGACGCTCCCGCAGAGTCGATCGTCCGTGCGAGGTCGGGCAGGTCGACACCGGGGACCTCCGCGCGGACCTTGACGCCGACCGTCGCGCCGGTGTCGCTCGCCCGCTCGACGTAGCGCCGGAGCCGATCGGCGTCCCGCAAGAGGCTCTCCCCACAGCCGACGGCACAGAGTTCGTCCTGTCGGCAGTGGGCGTTGATCTCGAGGAGGGCGTCGCGATCGCGACAGACCCTCGCGGCCTCGACCACGGGGCCGGGGGTCGTACTCCGGACGTTGAACGCCGGCTGGATCGGGACGTCCGCGAGGGCGGCGAGCTGGCGATCGATAAACGCGAGCGGATCGGGCGGCAGGAACTCGGTTCGATCGCGGGCGACGAGCTCCCGCGCCGCCGCTCTCGCGTCCGCGTCGAGGGCGATGCCGCCGAGGAACGCGGCACCGGCGTAGTCGGCCCCCGCGCGCGCCCAGTCGGCGTCGGCCTCCCCGCTGAGACTCGCGAGGGCGAGCGGTGGCGAGAACATCAGCGTACTATTTCGATCGCCTGGTCGATCGCCCTGACGACCCGTGCGGCGTCCTCGCGGGAATCGATCCGGATGTCGGTCCGGATCGTCGGCCGATCGAACGCGACGTCGTCGTTCTCGTCCACGATGAACGCGTCGGCGAAGGGGTAGGCGGTCGCCAGCCCCGCCGTGCTCGGCTCCGCGTTGACGGCCTCCATGAGGTCGCCGGCCGGCCCCGAGAAGGCCTCGTCGCCGAGGAACGGCGAGACGGCGACGACCGTCGTCTGGCTCAGGGCGTCGGCGACGCCCGGAAGCGAGAGCATCGGGCCGATGCTCGTGACTGGGTTCGACGGGCCGATGACGACCGTCTCGTCCAGCGCGTCGAGCACGCCGGGTGCGGGCTCGGCGTTCGACGAGCCGCGGAACTCGACGTTCTCGACGGCCGGCTCGCCCCCGTGGCCGACCCAGTACTCCTGGAAGTGCATCATGCCCCGATCCGTGTGGACCAGGCTGGCGACGGGGTCGTCGCTCATCGGGAGCAGGTCGATCGTCAGCCCGAACCCGTCGGCGAGTCGCTGGGTGGCCTCGCTCAGCGTGTGCCCCTGGTCGAGGAGGCTCGTCCGGGTGATGTGGACCGCTCGATCGCGGTCGCCGATCGTCATGAATTCGGCGATCCCCGAAAACCGCCGCCAGTTGGCGAGGTCCCGGCTCGCAGTCTGTTCGTCCTCGGGGAGATACTGGGGGCCGTCCGGAAGGTCCATCGCGGACGCGATGTCCATCAGCGCCGAGTTGGTCCGGTGGGTGTCGCCCGCGATTCCCCACCAGGTCTCGCGATCGAGGATGCCACCGCCCTGGAAGAGCAGCGTGTCGACGTCCGGCGATACGAAGAGGCCGCCGAGTTCGATGTCGTCGCCCGTGTTGGCGACGACGGTGGTCTCCTCCGGCGAGAACGCGGCTGCAGCACCGTCCAGCAGCTTCGGCGTCCCGGTGCCCCCGGAGAGGAAGGTAACCATATCTCACACTCTCGCACGTGGGTACTTAATCACTTGCGGCCACTGGCCAGTCGCTCCGCGCCGTCGGCCACGGCGGGCCGCGTACCTGACCGAACTACCGGTTCCAGGGGGCCTCGTCGGGATCGATCAGCCGCTCGCCGCGATCGAGCGCCGCGATCCGCGCTCGCTCCGCGTCGGTCAGGTCGATTTCGAGCGCGTCGTAGTTCTCGCGAACGTGCTCGCCGGACCCCTTCGGAATCGGGACGACGCCGTCGCGACCGTAGTGCCACGCCAGCGCGACCTGGACCGGCGTCGCGTCGTGGGTCGCCGCGATCTCCTGGAGCACGTCGATCTCGGCCACGTCGCCCCTCGCGATCGGACAGTACGCGACCGTCTGAACGTCGCGGTCCTGCGAGAACGAGACGAGGTCGTCCTGCTGGAGCCGCGGGTGGAGTTCGACCTGGTTGGCGAGTATCGGCGACTCGAGGATCTCCATCGCCTCCTCGAGCAACTCGATCGTGAAGTTGCTCACCCCGACGTGGCGGGTCCACCCGCGGTCGCGAACCTCGTCGAACGCCGGCAGGGTTTCCTCGGGGTCGTACGCTCCCGTCGGCCAGTGCACGTACAGCAGGTCGACGACGTCGACGCCGAGCCGATCGAGGCTCGCCGCGGTCGACTCGATCACGTCCTCCGGTGCGAGATTCGACGGGTGAACTTTCGTCGCGAGGAAGACTTCCTCGCGATCGACGTCGGCGCGATCGATCGCGCGGCCGACCGCGCGTTCGTTGTCGTACATCTGGGCCGTGTCGACGTGTCGGTAGCCGGTTTCGAGCGCCGTGTGGACGGCCTCGGTGCAGGACTCGCCCTCGTGGCCGGACGTGCCGAACCCCGGCTGTGGAAGCTCC contains:
- a CDS encoding triphosphoribosyl-dephospho-CoA synthase — its product is MDDPADNAELALLLEVAGTPKPGNVDRHRDLDDLRFEHFLAGAVGAREGLDLAANGAAVGPAFERAIEGMATHGENSQFGALLLVIPLVRAARDDLSQPVAESVVEGTTVADAAAFYRAFEHVDVFVGDPPEDMEPLDVRRGADAIPALEDRGLTLLDVMDRSVPGDDVAREWIRGFERSFTAAERLAAADGPPTDRAATVFLSLLAERPDTLVVKRHGEAVAAEVTERAAELVDRDALETDRAAVETFADELVDRGVNPGTTADLTAAGLFIALEHEAVEI
- a CDS encoding tRNA-dihydrouridine synthase, translated to MFSPPLALASLSGEADADWARAGADYAGAAFLGGIALDADARAAARELVARDRTEFLPPDPLAFIDRQLAALADVPIQPAFNVRSTTPGPVVEAARVCRDRDALLEINAHCRQDELCAVGCGESLLRDADRLRRYVERASDTGATVGVKVRAEVPGVDLPDLARTIDSAGASFVHVDAMDTESVIADVVDASDLYVIANNGVRDDETVREYVAYGADAVSVGRPSDNPVMLERVHEAVDRHLETGRSQGAQPR
- the cofD gene encoding 2-phospho-L-lactate transferase, whose product is MVTFLSGGTGTPKLLDGAAAAFSPEETTVVANTGDDIELGGLFVSPDVDTLLFQGGGILDRETWWGIAGDTHRTNSALMDIASAMDLPDGPQYLPEDEQTASRDLANWRRFSGIAEFMTIGDRDRAVHITRTSLLDQGHTLSEATQRLADGFGLTIDLLPMSDDPVASLVHTDRGMMHFQEYWVGHGGEPAVENVEFRGSSNAEPAPGVLDALDETVVIGPSNPVTSIGPMLSLPGVADALSQTTVVAVSPFLGDEAFSGPAGDLMEAVNAEPSTAGLATAYPFADAFIVDENDDVAFDRPTIRTDIRIDSREDAARVVRAIDQAIEIVR
- a CDS encoding aldo/keto reductase, which codes for MTATELPQPGFGTSGHEGESCTEAVHTALETGYRHVDTAQMYDNERAVGRAIDRADVDREEVFLATKVHPSNLAPEDVIESTAASLDRLGVDVVDLLYVHWPTGAYDPEETLPAFDEVRDRGWTRHVGVSNFTIELLEEAMEILESPILANQVELHPRLQQDDLVSFSQDRDVQTVAYCPIARGDVAEIDVLQEIAATHDATPVQVALAWHYGRDGVVPIPKGSGEHVRENYDALEIDLTDAERARIAALDRGERLIDPDEAPWNR